From a single Rhizobium lusitanum genomic region:
- a CDS encoding glycosyltransferase family 2 protein has protein sequence MTEIASEAKALIFMTARDCEMYVRQSLASLSRQTLDDLHVLFIDDRSDDDTGVIAAALLNDLFPNRHTFIRNETRLGKSRNVWEHLRPRTKMAEFIAMLDGDDQLIIPTILERMSESYAGGQDVVWTNFVTDGGGVGGNGALDPNLSPRRQGWKTSHLFSFRASLLDNVPEGYLRDDAGQWFMAACDIALALPILDQTRRYEFIPVNAHRYTATNPYSHHNLDPQSRGLNSTTQQRSAQEVFNKPPLPLTRPAKTAATPVVANVAAEHRAPATRVATDASQAWQETAGQILVAGYPTLLDAQSAAGRDMLTPMQIWALRRAALSRGDTPNILHIGAPRSALALASILSGLDAGLNCLCLSPEQVGDMDARFVASGLTEGISIIESEATSINFEEFSAAFPDTRQISEDIKFDLVVVDLWNTSYPAESALVALPALANNLSPRGFGFCLFAQDSATEAMAAKRWASVSSGLKFCLDAIGGSGLMVIGGR, from the coding sequence ATGACGGAAATTGCAAGCGAGGCAAAAGCGCTGATCTTCATGACGGCGCGCGATTGCGAAATGTATGTCAGGCAATCCCTGGCGAGCCTTTCCAGGCAGACGCTTGACGATCTGCACGTCCTCTTTATCGACGATCGCTCCGACGACGACACCGGTGTTATCGCAGCGGCGCTGCTCAACGATCTTTTCCCCAATCGCCACACCTTCATCCGCAACGAAACGCGCCTCGGAAAATCGCGCAACGTCTGGGAGCATCTGAGGCCGCGCACCAAGATGGCCGAGTTCATCGCCATGCTCGACGGCGACGACCAGTTGATCATTCCGACTATCCTGGAGCGGATGTCTGAGAGCTATGCCGGCGGGCAGGATGTCGTCTGGACAAACTTCGTCACCGATGGCGGCGGGGTCGGCGGGAATGGTGCTCTCGATCCCAACCTTTCGCCGCGCAGGCAAGGTTGGAAGACCAGCCATCTCTTCAGCTTCCGCGCATCGCTGTTGGACAATGTTCCCGAGGGCTATTTGCGCGACGATGCCGGACAATGGTTCATGGCGGCCTGCGACATCGCCCTTGCCCTGCCCATACTCGATCAGACCCGCCGTTATGAATTCATCCCGGTGAATGCCCATCGTTACACGGCGACCAATCCCTATTCGCACCACAATCTCGATCCGCAGTCGCGCGGGCTGAATTCCACCACGCAGCAGCGTTCTGCGCAGGAGGTATTCAACAAGCCGCCGCTGCCGCTGACCCGGCCGGCAAAGACAGCCGCGACGCCGGTGGTGGCCAACGTTGCCGCCGAACATCGTGCGCCGGCTACTCGCGTTGCCACCGATGCATCGCAAGCCTGGCAGGAGACAGCGGGCCAGATCCTGGTCGCCGGCTATCCGACCTTGCTCGACGCGCAATCCGCGGCCGGTCGCGATATGCTGACGCCGATGCAGATCTGGGCGCTTCGCCGCGCAGCCCTCAGCAGGGGCGATACCCCGAATATCCTGCATATCGGCGCTCCGCGCTCGGCTTTGGCGCTGGCATCCATTCTCTCCGGCCTCGATGCCGGGCTGAACTGCCTATGTCTTTCGCCCGAACAGGTCGGCGATATGGACGCTCGCTTCGTGGCCAGTGGCCTGACCGAGGGCATTTCCATCATCGAATCCGAAGCAACCAGCATAAATTTCGAGGAATTCTCCGCTGCGTTCCCCGACACAAGGCAGATCAGCGAGGACATCAAGTTCGATCTCGTGGTCGTCGACCTGTGGAATACGTCCTATCCGGCCGAGAGCGCGCTCGTCGCCCTGCCGGCGCTGGCAAACAACCTGTCGCCGCGTGGCTTCGGCTTCTGCCTCTTCGCCCAGGACAGTGCCACCGAGGCGATGGCCGCCAAACGTTGGGCGAGCGTCAGCTCCGGCCTGAAATTCTGCCTCGATGCCATCGGCGGCAGCGGATTGATGGTCATCGGCGGCCGCTGA
- a CDS encoding phosphodiester glycosidase family protein, with protein MIRLLTVLAILACATTAFADEACRKVLHLGDSYTVCTFDPAIDGIQLYEYDHGGKPYGSFRALESDLHQNRLFVRFAMNGGMYQDDLSPVGLYVEAGKQLKAINTNKGWGNFHLLPNGVFYIQPGRAGVMESKAFLASGIKPFYATQSGPMLLIDGKLHPSFLANSTSFKMRNGVGVSADGKVVFAVSDGFVRFHDFATLFRDDLGCANALFLDGSISSLDIPEWQRRDGLFPLGPIIAVTQSLPG; from the coding sequence TTGATTCGATTGCTGACCGTGCTTGCCATTCTTGCCTGCGCCACCACGGCATTTGCCGACGAGGCCTGCCGCAAGGTTCTGCATCTCGGTGATAGCTACACCGTTTGCACCTTCGATCCCGCCATCGACGGCATCCAGCTTTATGAATATGACCACGGCGGCAAACCTTACGGTTCGTTCCGGGCGCTCGAAAGCGATCTCCACCAGAACCGCCTCTTCGTGCGTTTCGCGATGAACGGCGGCATGTATCAGGACGATCTTTCACCGGTCGGCCTCTATGTCGAGGCAGGCAAGCAGTTAAAGGCGATCAATACCAACAAAGGCTGGGGCAATTTTCATCTCCTGCCCAACGGTGTCTTCTATATCCAGCCGGGCCGCGCCGGCGTCATGGAGAGCAAGGCCTTCCTTGCCTCCGGCATCAAGCCATTCTATGCGACCCAATCCGGACCGATGCTGCTGATCGACGGCAAGCTGCATCCATCATTCCTTGCCAACAGCACCAGTTTCAAGATGCGCAACGGTGTTGGCGTCTCGGCGGATGGCAAGGTCGTCTTTGCCGTGTCCGACGGTTTCGTCCGCTTCCATGATTTCGCAACCCTGTTTCGCGACGATCTCGGCTGCGCCAATGCGCTTTTCCTTGATGGCAGCATTTCCAGCCTCGATATTCCGGAATGGCAAAGGCGGGATGGCCTATTTCCGCTCGGTCCGATCATCGCGGTGACGCAATCGCTGCCGGGCTGA
- a CDS encoding trimethylamine methyltransferase family protein — protein MDDIIEQPAAGGDGGGRRSRGEGRGAAARRASRSGGGPGLSLPYIVRKIGVYEVLDEEGLQLIERNADTILEEIGIEFRDDAEALALWKEAGADIKGQRVHFPKGLCRELLKTAPKEFTWHARNSDRNAHVGGKATIFAPVYGPPFVRDLEGNRRYATIEDFRNFVKLAYMAPSIHSSGGTVCEPVDVPVNKRHLDMIYSHIKYSDKPFMGSVTAPERAEDTIAMAKIVFGDDFVENNCVTLNLINANSPMVFDETMLGALKVYARHNQASVVSPFILSGAMSPVTVAGTLTQILAEVLAGASFTQLIRKGSPVLYGTFAASISMQSGAPTFGTPEPSLVSYGSAQLARRLGLPFRTGGSLCASKVPDAQAAHESANTLNMTLLAGTNFVLHAAGWLEGGLVSSYEKFMIDQDQLGMMQKMAEGVDLSENGQALDAIREVGPGSHYLGCAHTQANFQSAFYRSALADNNSFEQWEIEGEKRVEQRANALCRSWLDHYEAPPLDPAIDEALLAYIRERKDSMPDAFT, from the coding sequence ATGGACGATATCATTGAGCAACCGGCCGCGGGCGGTGATGGTGGTGGGCGGCGTTCGCGCGGCGAGGGCAGAGGCGCGGCCGCACGGCGCGCATCGCGCAGCGGCGGCGGGCCAGGCCTGTCGCTTCCCTATATCGTCCGGAAAATCGGCGTCTATGAGGTGCTGGACGAGGAGGGCCTGCAGCTCATAGAGCGCAATGCCGACACCATACTCGAGGAAATCGGCATCGAGTTTCGTGATGACGCCGAAGCGCTGGCGCTATGGAAGGAAGCCGGTGCCGACATTAAGGGGCAGCGGGTGCACTTCCCTAAGGGGCTCTGCCGCGAGCTTTTGAAGACCGCGCCGAAGGAATTCACCTGGCATGCGCGCAACAGCGACCGCAACGCCCATGTCGGCGGCAAAGCGACGATCTTCGCGCCGGTTTATGGACCGCCCTTCGTCCGCGATCTCGAAGGCAATCGCCGTTATGCGACGATCGAGGATTTCCGCAATTTCGTGAAGCTCGCCTATATGGCGCCGTCGATACATTCTTCAGGCGGTACGGTCTGCGAGCCTGTCGACGTCCCCGTAAACAAGCGCCACCTCGATATGATCTACAGCCATATCAAATATTCCGACAAGCCGTTCATGGGCTCGGTCACCGCGCCGGAGCGCGCCGAGGACACGATTGCCATGGCGAAGATCGTTTTCGGCGACGATTTCGTCGAAAACAATTGCGTGACGCTGAACCTGATCAACGCCAACTCGCCGATGGTGTTCGACGAGACCATGCTCGGTGCGTTGAAGGTCTATGCACGGCATAACCAGGCCTCCGTCGTCTCGCCCTTCATCCTCTCCGGTGCGATGAGCCCGGTGACAGTCGCGGGTACGTTGACGCAGATCCTGGCCGAAGTGCTGGCCGGCGCCTCCTTCACGCAGCTGATCCGCAAGGGATCTCCGGTGCTTTACGGCACCTTTGCCGCGTCCATTTCGATGCAGTCGGGCGCTCCGACCTTCGGTACGCCGGAGCCGTCGCTGGTGTCTTATGGTTCAGCCCAGCTTGCCCGGCGTCTTGGCCTGCCGTTCCGGACCGGTGGTTCGCTTTGCGCCTCCAAGGTGCCGGATGCGCAGGCAGCACACGAATCGGCCAATACGTTGAACATGACGCTGCTTGCCGGCACGAATTTCGTGCTGCATGCGGCCGGCTGGCTCGAAGGCGGTCTTGTCTCCTCCTACGAGAAATTCATGATCGACCAGGATCAGCTCGGCATGATGCAGAAGATGGCCGAGGGCGTCGATCTCTCCGAAAACGGCCAGGCGCTGGACGCCATCCGCGAAGTCGGCCCCGGCAGCCACTATCTCGGCTGCGCCCATACGCAAGCGAACTTCCAGAGCGCTTTCTACCGCTCGGCTCTGGCCGACAACAACTCATTCGAACAATGGGAAATCGAAGGCGAAAAGCGTGTCGAGCAGCGCGCCAATGCGCTTTGCCGTTCCTGGCTCGACCATTACGAAGCACCACCGCTCGATCCGGCCATCGACGAAGCGCTGCTCGCCTATATCCGGGAGCGCAAGGATTCGATGCCGGACGCCTTCACTTGA
- a CDS encoding corrinoid protein produces the protein MSDDEIILSELSDEELVQQMHDDLYDGLKEEIEEATKILLERGWTPYDVLTQALVEGMRIVGIDFRDGILFVPEVLLSANAMKAGMFILRPLLIATGAPKLGKMVIGTVKGDIHDIGKNLVGMMMEGAGFDVIDLGINNPVENYLDAIEREQPDILGMSALLTTTMPYMKVVIDTLKEKGMRDDYVVLVGGAPLNEEFGKAVGADAYCRDAAVAVETAKDFMKRKHNSLAAGA, from the coding sequence ATGTCTGACGACGAAATCATTCTCTCTGAACTTTCTGATGAGGAACTCGTGCAGCAGATGCATGATGACCTGTACGACGGACTGAAGGAGGAAATCGAGGAAGCGACCAAGATCCTCCTCGAACGCGGCTGGACGCCCTATGATGTCCTGACGCAAGCGCTCGTCGAGGGCATGCGCATCGTCGGCATCGATTTCCGCGATGGCATCCTCTTCGTGCCGGAAGTGCTGCTTTCCGCCAATGCGATGAAGGCCGGCATGTTTATCCTGCGGCCGCTGCTGATAGCGACGGGCGCACCGAAGCTCGGCAAGATGGTGATCGGCACAGTCAAGGGCGACATTCACGACATCGGCAAAAACCTTGTCGGCATGATGATGGAGGGCGCAGGTTTCGACGTCATCGACCTCGGCATCAACAATCCTGTCGAAAACTATCTCGATGCCATCGAGCGCGAACAGCCCGACATTCTCGGCATGTCGGCACTGCTGACGACGACCATGCCCTACATGAAGGTCGTCATCGATACGCTCAAGGAAAAGGGCATGCGCGACGACTACGTCGTTCTCGTCGGCGGCGCGCCGCTGAACGAGGAATTCGGCAAGGCAGTCGGCGCCGATGCCTATTGCCGCGATGCGGCCGTGGCGGTTGAAACCGCCAAGGACTTCATGAAGCGCAAGCACAACAGCCTGGCGGCCGGCGCCTGA
- a CDS encoding entericidin, which translates to MTSPTFTKIAAACAVLMLLASCANTIRGVGRDTASAVNATEDAGHTVKRAAQ; encoded by the coding sequence ATGACTTCACCGACATTCACCAAAATCGCCGCCGCCTGCGCTGTCCTTATGTTGCTCGCTTCATGCGCCAACACAATTCGTGGTGTAGGCAGGGATACGGCCAGTGCCGTCAACGCGACGGAAGATGCCGGTCATACCGTCAAGAGGGCCGCCCAATAA
- a CDS encoding DUF1638 domain-containing protein has protein sequence MDIDRQKVEKKPPLKKRATSQKVHVIACGAIAREILAITRINSLDHIDLHCLPAIYHSYPQKIAPALEEAIAKTRARGFERIFIGYADCGTGGDIDKICEREGIERLSGPHCYSFFSGNEAFAAREDDITSFFLTDFLARQFEAFVIVPLGLDRHPKLRDIYFGNYRKVVYLSQEEDPALQEKAKAAAFYLGLDYEYRFTSYGDLARELLAV, from the coding sequence ATGGATATTGATCGGCAAAAGGTGGAGAAAAAGCCTCCGCTCAAGAAACGCGCAACATCGCAAAAGGTTCATGTGATCGCGTGCGGCGCAATCGCGCGCGAGATACTGGCAATCACCAGAATTAATAGTCTCGATCACATCGACCTGCACTGTCTTCCCGCGATCTACCATTCCTACCCACAGAAGATCGCACCCGCTTTGGAAGAAGCGATTGCAAAAACGCGCGCACGCGGCTTCGAGAGGATCTTCATCGGCTATGCCGACTGCGGGACCGGCGGTGATATCGACAAGATTTGCGAGCGCGAGGGTATCGAACGCCTCTCCGGCCCGCACTGTTATTCCTTCTTCAGCGGCAACGAGGCTTTCGCTGCACGCGAGGATGACATCACCTCGTTTTTCCTCACCGACTTTCTTGCCCGCCAATTCGAAGCCTTCGTCATCGTGCCGCTTGGCCTCGACCGGCATCCGAAGCTGCGGGACATCTATTTCGGCAATTACCGCAAGGTAGTCTATCTCTCGCAGGAAGAGGATCCGGCACTGCAGGAAAAGGCAAAAGCGGCGGCCTTCTATCTCGGCCTGGACTACGAATACCGCTTCACTAGCTATGGCGATCTTGCCCGTGAATTGCTGGCCGTCTGA
- a CDS encoding virulence factor: MADRIVVYWRDIPAQVIIKKGRQAAKRELSLRFTEAIDMCAMRTGAAETDDYLAEWRKADPVPVSDDLEAEADRAASELEAAFDRERLIALVKAGGRDNG, encoded by the coding sequence ATGGCGGATCGCATTGTCGTCTATTGGAGGGATATTCCGGCCCAGGTGATCATCAAGAAGGGGCGGCAGGCGGCCAAGCGCGAGCTGTCTCTGCGCTTCACCGAGGCGATCGATATGTGCGCCATGCGCACCGGCGCCGCTGAGACGGATGACTATCTGGCCGAATGGCGCAAGGCCGATCCTGTGCCTGTCTCCGACGACCTGGAAGCCGAGGCCGACAGGGCAGCAAGCGAACTCGAGGCCGCCTTTGACCGGGAGCGTCTCATTGCGTTGGTGAAGGCCGGGGGCCGCGACAATGGCTGA
- a CDS encoding methylenetetrahydrofolate reductase C-terminal domain-containing protein: protein MADAAQKPGNAAPGAKAASGAYTPAGVSPNRRARRKYTVRLWAVRHSRFLEWFYRRFADVFLLLHPLWKKIGYEHVERPITFIERNVKGFLFDCRMCGQCALSSTGMSCPMNCPKQLRNGPCGGVRANGNCEVEPDMPCVWVQAWNGSRNMAFGDAILNVQKPVNQSLRETSSWLRVTAEAAAAREAAKKEA from the coding sequence ATGGCTGATGCCGCCCAGAAACCGGGCAATGCCGCCCCGGGCGCGAAGGCCGCCAGCGGCGCCTATACGCCCGCCGGCGTCTCGCCGAACCGTCGCGCACGGCGCAAATACACCGTCCGTCTCTGGGCCGTGCGCCATTCGCGCTTCCTCGAATGGTTTTACCGCCGCTTTGCCGACGTTTTCCTGCTGCTGCATCCGCTCTGGAAAAAAATCGGCTACGAGCACGTCGAACGTCCCATCACGTTCATCGAGCGCAATGTGAAGGGCTTTCTGTTCGACTGTCGCATGTGCGGTCAGTGCGCGTTGTCGTCGACCGGCATGTCCTGTCCGATGAACTGTCCGAAGCAGTTGCGCAACGGCCCCTGCGGCGGCGTGCGCGCCAATGGCAATTGCGAAGTCGAACCGGACATGCCCTGCGTCTGGGTGCAGGCCTGGAACGGCTCGCGCAACATGGCCTTTGGCGATGCGATCCTCAACGTCCAGAAGCCGGTGAACCAGTCGCTACGCGAGACCTCTTCATGGTTGCGTGTCACGGCCGAAGCCGCTGCTGCACGTGAAGCGGCAAAAAAGGAAGCCTGA
- a CDS encoding methylenetetrahydrofolate reductase has protein sequence MAPIDENPLGAHLPLDPLPGHSSLGRLERVLRRGEFAVTAELNPPDSANPEDVYERAAIFSGWVDGINAVDASGANCHMSSVGICALLTRMGYAPIMQIACRDKNRIAIQGDVLGAAAMGVCNIMCLTGDGVQAGDQPGAKPVFDLDCMSLLETVRVMRDNAKFLSGRKLTSPPKVFLGAAINPFAPPYDFRPYRLAKKIEAGAQFVQSQYCYDVPMFRDYMKKVRDLGLHEKCFILVGVGPLASAKTARWMRSNVPGVHIPDEIIKRIEGAQDQKKEGKQLCIDIINEVKEIEGVSGVHVMAYRQEEYVAEMVHDSGVLKGRRPWKHEANRTDALVAERLERIREGKEENQQEMAEAASHQPPHQTH, from the coding sequence ATGGCGCCTATCGATGAAAATCCGCTGGGCGCCCATCTGCCGCTCGATCCCCTCCCCGGCCATTCCTCGCTCGGGCGGCTGGAGCGCGTGCTCCGCCGCGGCGAGTTCGCTGTCACCGCCGAGCTGAACCCTCCCGATAGCGCCAACCCCGAAGATGTCTACGAACGCGCTGCAATCTTCTCCGGCTGGGTTGATGGCATCAACGCGGTGGATGCCTCCGGCGCCAATTGCCACATGTCCTCCGTCGGCATCTGCGCGCTGCTGACGCGCATGGGCTATGCCCCGATCATGCAGATCGCCTGCCGCGACAAGAACCGCATCGCCATCCAGGGCGATGTGCTGGGCGCTGCCGCCATGGGCGTCTGCAACATCATGTGCCTGACCGGCGACGGCGTGCAGGCGGGCGACCAGCCAGGCGCGAAGCCGGTTTTCGACCTCGACTGCATGTCGCTGCTCGAAACCGTGCGCGTCATGCGCGACAATGCGAAATTCCTCTCCGGCCGCAAGCTGACCTCGCCGCCGAAGGTCTTCCTCGGCGCTGCCATCAACCCGTTTGCGCCACCTTACGACTTCCGCCCCTATCGGCTCGCAAAGAAGATCGAGGCGGGCGCGCAGTTCGTTCAGAGCCAATATTGCTACGACGTGCCGATGTTCCGGGATTACATGAAGAAGGTCCGTGATCTCGGCCTGCACGAGAAATGCTTCATCCTGGTCGGTGTCGGTCCCCTGGCCTCGGCCAAGACTGCCCGCTGGATGCGCTCCAACGTGCCGGGCGTGCATATTCCGGATGAAATCATCAAGCGCATCGAAGGCGCACAGGATCAGAAGAAAGAGGGCAAGCAGCTCTGCATCGACATCATCAACGAGGTGAAGGAGATCGAGGGTGTGTCCGGCGTCCACGTCATGGCCTATCGCCAGGAAGAATATGTCGCGGAGATGGTGCATGATTCCGGCGTGCTGAAAGGCCGCCGGCCCTGGAAGCACGAAGCCAACCGCACCGATGCGCTGGTTGCCGAGAGACTGGAACGCATCCGCGAGGGCAAGGAAGAGAACCAGCAGGAAATGGCCGAAGCCGCCTCCCACCAACCGCCGCATCAGACGCATTGA
- a CDS encoding methyltetrahydrofolate cobalamin methyltransferase, translating into MTRTIVASATREIIIGFDQPFCVIGERINPTGRKKLAAEMIEGNFDTVIRDALEQVAAGATMLDVNAGVTSVNPNETEPGLLVQTLEIVQGLVDVPLSIDSSVTAAIEAALKVAKGRPLVNSVTGEEEKLEAILPLIKKYDVPVVAISNDETGISMDPDVRFAVAKKIVQRAMDYGIKPEDIIVDPLVMPIGALGDAGRQVFALLHRLRNELKVNTTCGLSNISFGLPHRHGINAGFIPMVIGAGMTSAIMNPCRPQEMEAVRAANVLNGTDANCTNWIMTYRDYKQAEGGVAPTATAPSAGGGGRRGGRAARTGTSTARE; encoded by the coding sequence ATGACGCGCACCATCGTTGCATCCGCCACTCGCGAAATCATCATCGGTTTCGACCAGCCCTTTTGCGTGATTGGCGAACGCATCAACCCGACGGGGCGCAAGAAGCTGGCCGCCGAGATGATCGAGGGCAATTTCGATACCGTCATCAGGGATGCGCTGGAACAAGTGGCCGCTGGCGCGACCATGCTCGACGTCAATGCCGGCGTCACCTCGGTCAACCCGAACGAGACGGAACCGGGCCTGCTGGTGCAGACACTGGAAATCGTCCAAGGTCTCGTCGACGTACCGCTGTCGATCGACAGCTCGGTAACGGCCGCTATCGAGGCGGCGCTAAAGGTCGCCAAGGGCCGGCCGTTGGTCAACTCTGTCACCGGCGAAGAGGAAAAGCTCGAAGCCATCCTGCCGCTGATCAAGAAATACGACGTGCCGGTCGTCGCCATTTCCAACGACGAGACCGGCATTTCCATGGACCCGGACGTGCGTTTCGCCGTTGCCAAGAAGATCGTCCAGCGCGCCATGGACTACGGCATCAAGCCTGAGGACATCATTGTCGACCCGCTCGTCATGCCGATCGGCGCGCTCGGCGACGCCGGCCGCCAGGTCTTCGCGCTGCTTCACCGCCTGCGCAACGAGCTGAAGGTCAACACCACCTGCGGCCTTTCCAACATCTCCTTCGGCCTGCCACACCGCCACGGCATCAATGCCGGCTTCATCCCGATGGTGATCGGCGCCGGTATGACCTCGGCGATCATGAACCCCTGCCGCCCGCAGGAAATGGAGGCAGTACGCGCCGCCAACGTGCTGAACGGCACCGACGCCAACTGCACCAACTGGATCATGACCTATCGCGACTACAAGCAAGCAGAAGGTGGTGTCGCCCCAACAGCTACGGCCCCCTCGGCTGGCGGTGGCGGACGACGTGGCGGACGTGCTGCACGCACCGGCACAAGCACAGCAAGGGAATAG
- a CDS encoding ASKHA domain-containing protein, translated as MPSGKRGRFAVGTPVLEAARQLGVYVESVCGGRATCGRCQVSVQEGNFAKHKIVSANDHLSPIGPKEKRYAEVRDLPDGRRLSCSALIQGDLVIDVPQDTVINAQVVRKAVDERIIARDTAVHMCYVEVEEPDMHKPTGDLDRLKAALAADWKYDNLEVDFHIIPQVQSILRKGEWKVTAAIHRDHESDPPRLIALYPGLKNEAYGIACDIGSTTIAMHLSSLLSGRTVASAGTSNPQIRFGEDLMSRVSYVMMNPDGRPAMTNAVREALNGLIDKVCADGGVSRQDILDAVFVGNPIMHHLFLGIDPTELGGAPFALAVSGAVHLTSAEVALPMNAGTRVYMLPCIAGHVGADAAAATLAEGPHRQDEMMLLVDIGTNAEIVLGNRHRVVAASSPTGPAFEGAEISSGQRAAPGAIERVRIDPVTLEPRYRVIGIEPWSDEPGFAEAAATVGVTGICGSAIIEVVAEMFLAGIISEDGVVDGGMMARSPRILQNGRTYSYLLRDGEQRITVTQNDVRAIQLAKAALYAGVKLLMDKQGIGHVDRIGLAGAFGTFIDPKYAMVLGLIPDCALDKVKAVGNAAGTGARMALLNRGYRREIEETVSKIEKIETALESKFQEHFVYAMALPNKVDAFPELSKVMTLPERKQSADDAGGEGGGRRRRRSRE; from the coding sequence ATGCCCTCCGGCAAGCGTGGCCGTTTCGCGGTCGGCACGCCGGTTCTGGAGGCAGCAAGGCAGCTTGGTGTCTATGTCGAGAGCGTCTGCGGCGGCCGCGCGACCTGCGGACGCTGTCAGGTCTCCGTGCAGGAAGGCAATTTCGCCAAGCACAAGATCGTTTCCGCCAACGACCATCTCTCGCCGATCGGCCCGAAGGAAAAGCGCTACGCCGAGGTGCGCGACCTGCCGGACGGACGCCGCCTCTCCTGCTCGGCGCTGATCCAGGGCGATCTCGTCATCGACGTGCCGCAGGATACGGTGATCAATGCGCAGGTGGTCCGCAAGGCCGTCGACGAGCGCATTATCGCCCGCGATACGGCCGTGCACATGTGCTATGTCGAGGTCGAAGAGCCAGACATGCACAAGCCAACAGGCGATCTCGACCGGCTGAAGGCGGCATTGGCCGCCGATTGGAAATACGACAATCTCGAGGTCGATTTTCACATCATCCCGCAGGTGCAGTCGATCCTGCGCAAGGGTGAATGGAAAGTCACCGCCGCGATCCACAGGGATCATGAGAGCGATCCCCCACGCCTGATTGCGCTCTATCCGGGCCTCAAGAATGAAGCCTATGGCATCGCCTGCGATATTGGCTCGACCACAATCGCCATGCATCTTTCCTCGCTGCTGTCGGGCCGCACGGTGGCGTCCGCTGGCACATCCAACCCGCAGATCCGCTTCGGCGAAGACCTGATGAGCCGCGTCTCCTACGTGATGATGAACCCGGATGGCCGGCCCGCGATGACCAATGCCGTACGCGAAGCGCTGAACGGGCTGATCGACAAGGTCTGCGCCGATGGCGGCGTGTCACGCCAGGACATTCTCGACGCCGTCTTCGTCGGCAATCCAATCATGCATCACCTCTTCCTCGGCATTGACCCGACCGAACTCGGTGGAGCACCCTTCGCGCTTGCGGTTTCGGGTGCGGTGCATCTGACCTCGGCCGAAGTCGCATTGCCTATGAATGCGGGCACGCGGGTCTACATGCTGCCTTGCATCGCAGGCCATGTCGGTGCCGACGCTGCCGCCGCGACGCTGGCCGAAGGGCCGCACCGGCAGGATGAAATGATGTTACTGGTGGATATCGGCACCAACGCCGAAATCGTGCTCGGCAATCGCCACCGCGTCGTCGCGGCCTCCTCGCCCACCGGCCCCGCCTTCGAAGGCGCAGAGATTTCCAGCGGCCAGCGTGCGGCTCCGGGCGCGATCGAGCGCGTGCGCATCGACCCCGTGACGCTCGAGCCGCGCTACCGCGTCATCGGCATCGAACCATGGTCGGATGAACCCGGTTTTGCCGAGGCAGCCGCAACGGTCGGCGTCACCGGTATTTGCGGCTCGGCGATCATCGAGGTGGTCGCCGAAATGTTCCTCGCCGGTATCATCTCTGAAGACGGCGTCGTCGACGGAGGCATGATGGCGCGCTCGCCACGCATCCTGCAGAACGGCCGCACCTATTCCTATCTGCTGCGCGACGGCGAACAGCGCATTACAGTGACGCAAAACGACGTGCGCGCAATCCAGCTTGCCAAGGCCGCCCTCTATGCCGGCGTCAAGCTCTTGATGGATAAGCAGGGTATCGGTCACGTCGATCGCATCGGCCTTGCCGGCGCCTTCGGCACCTTCATCGATCCGAAATATGCAATGGTGCTCGGCCTGATACCGGACTGCGCCCTCGACAAGGTGAAAGCGGTCGGCAACGCCGCCGGGACCGGCGCGCGCATGGCGCTCCTCAACCGCGGCTATCGCCGCGAGATCGAGGAAACCGTCAGCAAAATCGAGAAGATAGAGACGGCGCTTGAATCAAAGTTTCAGGAGCATTTCGTCTACGCCATGGCGCTGCCGAACAAGGTCGATGCCTTTCCGGAACTGTCGAAGGTCATGACCCTGCCGGAACGCAAGCAGTCCGCCGATGATGCGGGCGGCGAAGGTGGCGGCCGCAGACGTCGCCGCAGCCGCGAGTAA